The following coding sequences lie in one Haematobia irritans isolate KBUSLIRL chromosome 3, ASM5000362v1, whole genome shotgun sequence genomic window:
- the Sac1 gene encoding phosphatidylinositol-3-phosphatase SAC1, with protein sequence MDPGWEVHDDMNLYITPERFIVEPNGKDELLIIDRSSSMVKVQSLTNQLSNLSPTRRVCGILGTIHLVGGDYLVVATHRLYVGMIYGAVIWRLAGYDIIPYIPRTTHLTPKQREHNDIYLQMLRKTLDTNYFYFSYFYDMTHSQQRLHSMSYEERNRSLIERADSRFVWNGALLDNFNCNEMRKFQLPLILGFVSINQVQINGQTFFWSIISRRSVHKAGTRFYSRGINDDGHVANYVETEQIVEYSGQRLAFVQTRGSMPFFWRQLPNIRYKPRPELIPGRDHLGACFRHFEEQVTKYGRQVLVNLVDQKAAEGALEKAYRNFVQQLNNPNIRYEAFDFHAECKKMRWDRLNILIDRLAHEQDQFSIFHIRDDGNVVSTQNGVFRTNCIDCLDRTNVVQSMLARRSLNATLEKLGILRVGQKVESASPQFEMIFKGVWADNADMISLQYSGTGALKTDFTRTGKRTKAGLVQDGVNSMTRYYLNNFADGFRQDGIDLFLGRYVVNDSLPTPLDVKHTWRYNVFPAILIFSIAMLFLTTLVPPEFNTENLLFMLFWGALIGVSISGIFHYGLEFVDWPRLFPPIKFEA encoded by the exons ATGGATCCAGGTTGGGAAGTACATGATGATATGAATTT GTATATTACGCCAGAACGTTTCATTGTAGAGCCGAATGGAAAGGATGAACTATTGATAATCGATCGTTCTTCAAGTATGGTTAAAGTGCAAT CTCTAACAAATCAATTGTCGAATCTATCACCCACAAGACGAGTGTGCGGTATTCTCGGTACAATACATCTTGTAGGAGGAGATTATCTGGTGGTAGCCACACATCGTCTTTATGTTGGTATGATATATGGTGCAGTAATATGGCGATTGGCAGGTTACGACATTATTCCTTACATTCCAAGAACGACGCATTTGACACCAAAACAACGAGAACATAACGATATTTATTTGCAAATGTTGCGTAAAACCTTAGATACAAACTACTTTTATTTCTCCTACTTTTACGATATGACCCATTCACAACAACGATTACATAGTATGTCCTATGAGGAAAGAAATCGCAGTTTAATCGAACGAGCCGATTCACGATTTGTATGGAATGGAGCATTGTTGGATAATTTCAATTGTAATGAAATGCGCAAATTTCAATTGCCATTGATATTAGGGT TTGTATCCATTAACCAGGTGCAAATAAATGGTCAAACTTTCTTTTGGTCGATTATATCAAGAAGGTCTGTACATAAGGCCGGTACACGCTTCTATAGccgtggcattaatgatgacggGCATGTAGCAAATTATGTGGAAACAGAGCAAATTGTGGAATACAGTGGACAACGTTTGGCATTTGTTCAG ACTCGTGGTAGTATGCCTTTCTTTTGGCGGCAATTACCGAACATTCGTTATAAACCTAGACCCGAGCTTATACCAGGAAGGGATCATTTAGGTGCTTGTTTCCGACATTTTGAGGAACAAGTCACAAAATATGGAAGACAAGTTTTGGTGAATTTG GTTGATCAGAAAGCTGCCGAAGGTGCTCTGGAAAAAGCTTATCGCAATTTCGTTCAACAGCTTAACAATCCCAACATTCGTTATGAAGCATTTGATTTCCATGCAGAATGTAAGAAAATGCGATGGGATCGTTTGAACATACTCATCGATCGTTTAGCCCATGAACAAGACCAGTTCTCAATATTTCATATTAGAGATGATGGCAATGTCGTATCGACACAAAATGGTGTTTTTCGCACTAACTGTATAGATTGTTTGGATCGTACAAATGTTGTCCAGAGTATGTTGGCTCGTCGTTCTTTAAATGCTACACTGGAAAAATTGGGTATTTTACGTGTGGGTCAGAAGGTGGAGTCTGCATCGCCGCAATTCGAAATGATTTTCAAAGGTGTATGGGCAGATAATGCCGATATGATTTCGTTGCAGTATTCTGGGACAGGTGCCCTTAAAACAGATTTTACTCGTACTGGTAAAAGGACTAAAGCTGGACTTGTTCAAGATGGAGTGAATTCAATGACTCGGTATTATTTGAATAACTTTGCTGATGGATTTAGACAG GATGGTATTGATCTCTTTTTGGGTCGCTATGTCGTAAATGATTCCTTACCTACACCACTAGATGTTAAACATACTTGGCGTTATAATGTG tTCCCGGCAATTTTGATCTTTTCAATTGCAATGCTTTTCCTAACAACTCTGGTGCCACCAGAATTCAATACGGAAAATCTACTGTTTATGCTTTTCTGGGGTGCCTTAATCGGTGTCAGTATTAGTGGCATCTTTCACTATGGCCTAGAGTTTGTAGATTGGCCACGGCTTTTTCCGCCCATTAAATTTGAGGCCTAA